One genomic segment of Ricinus communis isolate WT05 ecotype wild-type chromosome 5, ASM1957865v1, whole genome shotgun sequence includes these proteins:
- the LOC8281317 gene encoding uncharacterized protein LOC8281317, whose product MEANICDISHLDADVLLPPRKRLLAGFKKQSSDSDAALPPPAIASSSSSASPSSPTLPFPSPSPPFPAPHSPSSCEFQAHLSNLLGSHFNNNHNLSPEQIVEASKSAANAAIKAAEAARTAAQEKAVIAAKAVTAAKSALALVASFPEETVSKERYLKKNKLKKHVQVQLLYKKHQPIKNCRDDEELARKLHRVMNSSPRISKNSPSSELKGHKNKKPKSSSTSERTRVSNGNVPLVRIPSSMCNGHAIAGELDSEGSIDEVCTSMVDEKTSKDEKATQLETENGEAESSHSKEKIWGDAGSPGKKRGRLKLKKLPLSICSSRDQANPKDEMLPRSSPLTDKNMGNPTARSKPVYSMETSADNLVEVAPMRKCQEFKPPACIKQNKVIQS is encoded by the coding sequence ATGGAAGCTAATATATGTGATATTAGTCACTTGGATGCTGATGTCCTTTTACCTCCACGGAAGCGCTTGCTTGCCGGATTCAAGAAACAGAGCTCTGACAGCGATGCTGCTTTGCCCCCTCCTGCAATCGCTTCCTCCTCGTCCTCCGCGTCTCCATCTTCTCCAACTCTTCCCTTTCCATCTCCATCTCCTCCATTTCCAGCTCCTCATTCTCCATCTTCATGTGAATTTCAAGCCCATCTCAGCAATCTTTTGGGTTctcattttaataataatcacAATCTTTCACCTGAACAGATTGTAGAGGCCTCAAAATCAGCGGCTAATGCTGCTATTAAGGCTGCAGAAGCTGCTAGAACTGCAGCTCAAGAGAAGGCTGTTATTGCAGCAAAAGCTGTGACAGCTGCTAAGAGCGCTTTAGCTTTAGTTGCATCTTTTCCTGAAGAGACAGTTAGCAAGGAGAGAtacttgaaaaaaaataagctGAAGAAGCATGTTCAGGTGCAGCTTTTGTACAAAAAACACCAACCTATTAAGAATTGTAGGGATGATGAAGAGCTAGCTCGTAAGTTGCATCGGGTTATGAACAGCTCCCCTAGAATTTCAAAAAACTCTCCTAGTTCTGAATTGAAGGGTCATAAAAATAAGAAGCCTAAAAGCTCATCAACTTCTGAGAGAACTCGGGTTTCTAATGGGAATGTACCACTTGTACGAATTCCATCTTCTATGTGCAATGGACATGCTATAGCAGGTGAATTGGATTCCGAGGGCTCCATTGATGAGGTTTGCACAAGTATGGTAGATGAGAAGACATCGAAAGACGAAAAAGCCACCCAATTAGAGACGGAGAATGGGGAAGCAGAATCAAGTCACTCAAAGGAGAAAATATGGGGAGATGCAGGTTCACCTGGTAAAAAGAGGGGAAGACTGAAACTAAAGAAGTTGCCATTAAGCATTTGTAGCTCTAGGGAtcaagcaaacccaaaggatGAAATGCTTCCTAGAAGCTCCCCATTGACTGATAAGAACATGGGCAATCCTACTGCTCGTAGTAAGCCAGTGTATTCTATGGAGACTTCTGCTGATAACCTTGTGGAGGTTGCACCAATGCGGAAATGTCAGGAGTTCAAGCCACCTGCATgtattaaacaaaataaagtcaTCCAGTCATGA
- the LOC8281318 gene encoding SRSF protein kinase 1, translating into MSCSSSSGSESEDDEGIDSYRKGGYHAVRVGDQFSGGRYIAQRKLGWGQFSTVWLAYDTLSSDFVALKIQKSATQFAQAALHEIELLSAIANGDPSNSKCVVRLIDHFKHTGPNGQHHCMVLEFLGDSLLRLIRYSRYKGLPFNKVREICKCILIGLDYLHRELGLIHSDLKPENILLFSTIDPAKDPIRSGLTPILERPEGSLNGGATMNLIERKLKRRAKRAVAKISERRASMGGAMTKQEKCLDGVDVRCKIVDFGNACWADKQFAEEIQTRQYRAPEVVLQSGYSFPVDMWSFACTAFELATGDMMFAPKGGQGFSEDEDHLALMMELLGKMPRKIAIGGANSKDFFDRYGDLKRIRRLKFWPLDRLLVDKYKFSENDAKEFAEFLCPLLDFVPEKRPTAQQCLQHPWLNLRSSTQTQMGNEADVGKLQVGVSNLQLTVGM; encoded by the exons atGTCGTGTTCGTCTTCGTCTGGTTCGGAGTCGGAAGATGATGAGGGAATCGACTCGTACAGGAAAGGAGGATATCACGCTGTTCGTGTGGGCGATCAATTCTCCGGTGGCCGTTATATTGCTCAACGGAAGCTTGGCTGGGGCCAGTTCTCTACCGTCTGGCTCGCTTATGATACTCTTTCTTCT GATTTTGTTGCGCTTAAGATCCAGAAAAGCGCAACACAATTTGCTCAAGCTGCACTTCATGAGATCGAACTCCTTTCAGCTATAGCTAATGGTGATCCCTCTAATTCCAAGTGTGTTGTACGGTTGATTGACCATTTCAAGCACACAGGACCAAATGGGCAGCATCACTGCATGGTTCTTGAATTTCTTGGTGATAGCTTACTCAGGTTAATCAGGTATAGTCGTTACAAGGGTCTTCCGTTCAATAAAGTTAGAGAGATATGCAAATGCATTTTGATAGGCCTGGATTACTTGCATAGAGAACTTGGTCTGATCCACTCCGACCTAAAACCTGAAAATATTCTTCTCTTTTCCACCATTGATCCTGCCAAGGATCCAATTAGATCTGGCCTCACCCCGATTCTTGAGAGGCCTGAAGGTAGCCTTAATGGTGGTGCTACAATGAATCTCATTGAAAGGAAGTTGAAAAGGAGAGCAAAGAGGGCAGTTGCTAAGATATCAGAAAGAAGAGCTTCAATGGGAGGGGCAATGACAAAGCAGGAGAAATGTTTGGATGGGGTTGATGTGAGGTGCAAGATTGTTGATTTTGGAAATGCATGTTGGGCTGATAAGCAATTTGCAGAAGAAATTCAAACAAGGCAGTACAGAGCTCCTGAAGTCGTTCTGCAGTCTGGGTATTCCTTCCCTGTTGACATGTGGTCATTTGCTTGTACTGCTTTTGAGCTTGCTACTGGTGACATGATGTTTGCTCCTAAGGGTGGACAAGGATTTAGTGAAGACGAG GATCACCTTGCTCTAATGATGGAACTCCTTGGCAAGATGCCACGAAAG ATAGCCATTGGCGGAGCTAATTCGAAGGATTTCTTTGATAGATACGGGGATCTAAAAAGGATTAGGAGACTGAAGTTCTGGCCACTTGATCGCTTGTTGGTtgataaatacaaattttctGAGAATGATGCTAAGGAGTTTGCAGAATTTCTCTGTCCACTTCTCGATTTTGTGCCAGAGAAGCGGCCCACTGCTCAGCAGTGCCTGCAACACCCTTGGCTCAATCTCAGAAGTTCTACTCAGACTCAGATGGGAAATGAAGCTGATGTGGGAAAACTGCAAGTTGGGGTGAGCAACCTTCAACTTACGGTGGGTATGTGA